A genomic region of Macaca thibetana thibetana isolate TM-01 chromosome 14, ASM2454274v1, whole genome shotgun sequence contains the following coding sequences:
- the LOC126934819 gene encoding olfactory receptor 8A1, protein MHPCRPPAQRRMAAGNHSIVTEFILRGLTKRADLQLPLFLLFLGIYLVTMVGNLGMITLIRLNSQLHTPMYYFLSNLSLVDLCYSSVITPKMLVNFVSERNIISYAGCMSQLYFFLVFVIAECYMLTVMAYDRYVAICHPLLYNIIMSHHTCSLLVAVVYAMGLIGSTIETGLMLKLPYCEPLISHYFCDILPLMKLSCSSTYDVEMAVFFLAGFNIIVTSLTVLVSYTFILSSILGISTTEGRSKAFSTCSSHLAAVGMFYGSTAFMYLKPSTISSLAQENVASVFYTTVIPMLNPLIYSLRNKEVKAAVQKTLRSKLF, encoded by the coding sequence ATGCATCCCTGCAGGCCTCCCGCCCAGAGAAGGATGGCTGCAGGAAATCACTCCATAGTGACAGAGTTCATTCTCAGGGGATTAACGAAGAGAGCAGACCTCCAGCtccccctctttctcctcttcctcggGATCTACTTGGTCACCATGGTGGGGAACCTGGGCATGATCACTCTGATTCGTCTGAACTCTCAGCTTCACACCCCCATGTACTACTTCCTCAGCAATCTGTCACTCGTGGATCTCTGCTACTCCTCCGTCATTACCCCCAAAATGCTGGTGAACTTTGTGTCAGAGAGAAACATCATCTCCTACGCAGGGTGCATGTCACAGCTctacttcttccttgtttttgtcattgCTGAGTGTTACATGCTGACAGTGATGGCCTACGACCGTTATGTTGCCATCTGCCACCCTTTGCTTTACAACATCATTATGTCTCATCACACCTGCTCCCTGCTGGTGGCTGTGGTCTACGCCATGGGACTCATTGGCTCCACAATAGAAACTGGCCTCATGTTAAAACTGCCCTATTGTGAGCCCCTCATCAGTCACTACTTCTGTGACATCCTCCCTCTCATGAAGCTGTCCTGCTCTAGCACCTATGATGTTGAGATGGCAGTCTTCTTTTTGGCTGGATTCAACATCATAGTCACGAGCTTAACAGTTCTTGTTTCTTACACTTTCATTCTCTCCAGCATCCTCGGCATCAGCACCACAGAGGGTAGATCCAAAGCCTTCAGCACCTGCAGCTCCCACCTTGCAGCTGTGGGAATGTTCTACGGATCAACTGCATTCATGTACTTAAAACCCTCCACAATCAGTTCCTTGGCCCAGGAGAATGTGGCCTCTGTGTTCTACACCACAGTAATCCCCATGTTGAATCCCCTAATCTACAGCCTGAGGAACAAGGAAGTAAAGGCTGCCGTGCAGAAAACACTGAGGAGTAAACTGTTTTGA